A single window of Bradyrhizobium daqingense DNA harbors:
- a CDS encoding alpha/beta hydrolase encodes MVENAYSTGRPLDPRSAWSGLSQAERDAAYDNNAAVKNSAALIAERNEASGRLRGSLKSHLDLPYGQRANNKIDLYPAPRPEAPCLVFLHGGYWQRNSRELFAMLVEGIAAHGWSVAIPGYSLAPGVSLTDIVTEVPRALDWLAANGASYGIAGPVVLSGWSAGAHLAAMALDHPNVHAGLAISGVYELAPIRDTGLNNALKLTDVEIAALSPLRLPVTPKRLDIAYGSNELPALVCDSINLHDKRAAAKAPGKLIQVDGADHFTILEALRRPDGVLVDAVRRLLD; translated from the coding sequence ATGGTTGAGAATGCTTATTCGACAGGTCGGCCGCTCGATCCCCGTTCCGCATGGTCCGGACTGTCCCAGGCAGAACGCGACGCTGCCTATGACAACAACGCGGCCGTCAAGAACAGCGCGGCCCTGATCGCCGAACGGAACGAAGCCTCTGGCCGGCTGCGAGGCTCGCTGAAATCCCATCTCGATCTGCCTTACGGTCAGCGGGCGAACAACAAGATCGATCTCTACCCGGCCCCCAGGCCCGAGGCACCATGCCTGGTGTTCCTGCATGGCGGCTATTGGCAGCGCAATTCGCGCGAATTGTTCGCCATGCTCGTCGAAGGCATCGCCGCCCATGGCTGGTCGGTTGCCATTCCCGGCTATTCGCTGGCGCCGGGGGTGTCCCTCACCGACATCGTCACCGAAGTCCCGCGCGCGCTCGACTGGCTTGCCGCCAATGGTGCGTCCTATGGCATTGCCGGACCGGTCGTCCTGTCTGGTTGGTCGGCCGGCGCCCATCTCGCGGCGATGGCACTGGACCATCCGAATGTCCATGCGGGCTTGGCGATCTCAGGCGTGTACGAGCTCGCACCCATCCGCGATACCGGACTCAACAACGCGCTGAAGCTGACGGATGTGGAAATCGCCGCGCTGTCGCCGCTGCGCCTGCCGGTCACGCCGAAACGTCTCGACATCGCCTATGGCAGCAACGAGCTGCCGGCGCTGGTGTGCGATTCCATCAATCTCCACGACAAGCGCGCCGCGGCGAAGGCGCCCGGCAAGCTCATTCAGGTCGACGGCGCCGACCATTTCACCATTCTCGAGGCTCTGCGCCGGCCAGACGGGGTTCTCGTCGACGCCGTCCGCCGGTTGCTGGACTAG
- the dusA gene encoding tRNA dihydrouridine(20/20a) synthase DusA produces MMDWTDRHCRVFHRHLTRRALLYTEMLTTGAIIHGDRERLLGFDACEHPVALQLGGSDPHELAQAARIGEAFGYDEINLNVGCPSDRVKDGRFGACLMAEPELVARCVEVMKAAVAVPVTVKCRIGIDDQDPEVALDTLSRAVVASGCDALIVHARKAWLNGLSPKENRDIPPLDYERVYRLKHAMPDVPVIINGGIRSIEEAKAHREHVDGVMLGRAAYQEPWRLLDVDAGIFGEASAHASMQDALEAMMPYIEDQLARGTRLHAITRHFVGAFHAVPGARAFRRHLAEQGVKPGAGLAVLRDAIARVGARAPAEAAA; encoded by the coding sequence ATGATGGATTGGACCGACCGGCATTGCCGGGTGTTCCACCGTCACCTGACGCGGCGGGCGTTGCTCTACACCGAGATGCTGACCACGGGCGCCATCATTCATGGCGACCGGGAGCGGCTGCTTGGATTCGACGCATGCGAGCATCCGGTGGCGCTTCAGCTTGGCGGCTCGGATCCGCACGAACTCGCGCAGGCCGCGCGGATCGGCGAGGCGTTCGGCTATGACGAGATCAATCTCAATGTCGGCTGCCCGTCCGATCGCGTGAAGGATGGCCGCTTCGGCGCCTGCCTCATGGCCGAGCCGGAACTGGTGGCGCGATGCGTCGAGGTGATGAAGGCTGCGGTCGCCGTTCCCGTCACCGTGAAGTGCCGCATCGGGATCGACGACCAAGATCCCGAGGTCGCACTCGATACGCTGTCGCGCGCGGTGGTGGCGTCCGGCTGCGATGCACTGATCGTGCACGCGCGTAAGGCCTGGCTCAACGGCCTGTCGCCGAAGGAGAACCGCGACATCCCGCCGCTCGACTATGAACGCGTCTATCGTCTCAAGCACGCGATGCCTGATGTGCCCGTCATCATCAATGGCGGCATCCGAAGCATCGAAGAGGCGAAGGCGCATCGCGAACACGTCGACGGCGTCATGCTCGGCCGCGCCGCCTACCAGGAGCCGTGGCGACTGCTCGATGTCGATGCCGGCATCTTCGGCGAGGCTTCAGCGCACGCCTCCATGCAGGACGCCCTCGAGGCGATGATGCCCTACATCGAAGACCAACTGGCGCGTGGCACCCGACTGCACGCGATCACGCGGCATTTCGTCGGCGCATTCCACGCCGTGCCAGGGGCGCGCGCATTCCGGCGGCATCTCGCCGAGCAGGGGGTGAAGCCGGGCGCTGGTCTCGCCGTGCTGCGCGACGCGATCGCGCGTGTCGGTGCACGTGCGCCTGCGGAGGCGGCGGCCTAG
- a CDS encoding TIGR02281 family clan AA aspartic protease translates to MIRFLLVLVMLAGTAGAVVAYGDPDQIARASHKVSHIFRAQTAAPAPAVHIPRGQGGEFALRAKINGVAAPMVIDTGATSVVLTWETAKAIGLPLEMLEYDVDLETAGGHTKAARLTLDRLAVGKLVEKSVPALVVQRGQMKTNLLGMSFLDRLESWGVRADTLMLTGYPELPSSSRRPRAAVN, encoded by the coding sequence ATGATCCGCTTCCTGCTCGTTCTCGTCATGCTCGCCGGCACCGCGGGCGCCGTCGTCGCCTATGGAGATCCCGACCAGATCGCGCGTGCCAGCCACAAGGTCTCGCACATCTTCCGGGCGCAGACCGCTGCACCGGCTCCCGCCGTACATATTCCGCGCGGCCAGGGCGGCGAGTTTGCATTGCGCGCCAAGATCAACGGCGTGGCTGCACCGATGGTGATCGATACCGGCGCGACCTCGGTGGTGCTGACCTGGGAGACCGCAAAGGCGATCGGGTTGCCGCTCGAGATGCTCGAATACGACGTCGACCTGGAGACCGCGGGCGGCCACACCAAGGCAGCCCGGCTCACGCTCGACCGTCTCGCCGTCGGCAAGCTGGTGGAGAAGTCGGTCCCGGCCCTCGTCGTGCAGCGCGGCCAGATGAAGACCAATCTGCTCGGGATGAGCTTCCTCGACCGCCTGGAAAGCTGGGGCGTGCGCGCGGACACGCTGATGCTGACCGGCTATCCGGAGCTCCCGAGCAGTTCTCGTCGTCCACGCGCGGCGGTCAACTAG
- a CDS encoding DUF1289 domain-containing protein, whose product MTKDTPCIAVCMIDPKTKLCFGCGRTLPEIARWHAMDSAERLAVMALLPARMNQAGLTPIAASPRRT is encoded by the coding sequence ATGACCAAAGACACGCCGTGCATCGCCGTCTGCATGATCGATCCCAAGACCAAGCTGTGCTTCGGCTGCGGCCGGACCTTGCCGGAGATCGCGCGCTGGCACGCCATGGACAGCGCGGAACGGCTGGCGGTCATGGCGCTGTTGCCAGCTCGGATGAATCAGGCAGGGCTCACGCCGATCGCGGCATCGCCAAGGCGCACCTGA
- a CDS encoding sensor histidine kinase: protein MSNPAEKPEVVQLPAEPVSAPSASSRRAAAQRVREARDRLTSTSGTRPAFDAEMLRQYAQTRLSASYVVMLLVVATGVLFGLWMQPIPAAAWTAGMLCFHAAMIRSCRRFLTEPASPAATRAWRTRFVVLDLLYGLCWMAILIHPVLDMVTETLMMFLMLLVIAVSSMLAANLPIAAVAATMPVAVAMALSFVMTGSLDNYILAALAVAAEGYFVLLAHRLHSSTFATLEARAEKDALIGELEQAKAISDEARHRAESANVAKSRFLAQMSHELRTPLNAILGFSEVMKSEIFGAHAVPVYKEYSADIHNSGVHLLNLINEILDLSRIEAGRYELNEEAVSLVGIVADCHHLMKLRASSRGITIHEVFEQAMPRLWADERAIRQVVLNLLSNSIKFTPQGGEIWLKAGWTASGGQYLSVRDSGSGIPEDEIPVVLASFGQGSNSIKSAEQGAGLGLPIAKNLIDLHGGTFTLKSKLRIGTEVIVTFPPERVMSALAPLSDDSPPLQPEGSLVPDEKRRPRHKPIMSAGTGS, encoded by the coding sequence ATGAGTAACCCCGCTGAAAAGCCCGAGGTCGTGCAGCTTCCGGCGGAGCCGGTGAGCGCTCCGTCGGCGAGCAGCCGAAGGGCTGCGGCGCAGCGGGTGCGCGAGGCGCGCGACAGGTTAACGTCGACCAGCGGAACCCGGCCGGCCTTCGACGCCGAGATGCTGCGCCAATATGCCCAGACGCGGCTGTCGGCGTCCTATGTCGTGATGCTGCTGGTGGTCGCGACCGGCGTGCTGTTCGGGCTCTGGATGCAGCCGATCCCGGCCGCGGCCTGGACAGCAGGCATGCTCTGCTTCCATGCCGCCATGATCCGCAGCTGCCGGCGGTTCCTGACCGAACCCGCCTCTCCTGCCGCGACGCGCGCGTGGCGGACACGTTTCGTCGTGCTCGACCTGCTCTATGGCCTGTGCTGGATGGCAATCCTGATCCATCCCGTACTCGACATGGTCACGGAAACGCTGATGATGTTCCTGATGCTGCTGGTGATCGCAGTATCGAGCATGCTGGCCGCCAATCTGCCGATCGCCGCCGTTGCCGCCACCATGCCGGTCGCGGTCGCGATGGCACTGAGCTTCGTGATGACGGGCTCGCTGGACAATTACATCCTGGCGGCGCTCGCGGTCGCGGCCGAGGGCTATTTCGTGCTGCTGGCCCACCGCCTGCACTCCTCGACCTTCGCCACGCTCGAGGCGCGCGCCGAGAAGGACGCGCTGATCGGCGAGCTCGAACAAGCCAAGGCAATCTCGGACGAAGCACGCCACCGCGCCGAATCCGCCAACGTCGCCAAGTCGCGTTTCCTCGCGCAGATGAGCCACGAGCTGCGCACGCCGCTGAACGCCATCCTCGGTTTTTCCGAGGTGATGAAGAGCGAGATTTTCGGCGCGCACGCGGTTCCGGTGTACAAGGAATATTCGGCCGACATTCACAATTCCGGCGTACACCTGCTCAATCTCATCAACGAGATCCTCGATCTATCCCGGATCGAAGCCGGCCGCTACGAACTCAACGAGGAAGCGGTGTCCCTGGTCGGCATCGTCGCCGACTGCCACCATTTAATGAAGCTGCGCGCGTCCAGCCGCGGCATCACCATCCACGAAGTGTTCGAGCAGGCGATGCCGCGGCTTTGGGCCGATGAGCGCGCGATCCGCCAGGTCGTGCTCAACCTGCTCTCCAATTCGATCAAGTTCACCCCGCAAGGCGGCGAGATCTGGCTCAAGGCGGGATGGACCGCTTCGGGCGGACAATATCTCTCGGTGAGGGATTCCGGCTCCGGCATCCCCGAGGACGAGATCCCGGTCGTGCTGGCCTCGTTCGGCCAGGGCTCGAACTCGATCAAGTCGGCCGAACAGGGCGCAGGCCTCGGCCTGCCCATCGCCAAGAATCTGATCGACCTGCATGGCGGCACGTTCACGCTGAAATCGAAGCTGCGCATCGGCACCGAGGTGATCGTCACCTTCCCGCCGGAGCGCGTGATGAGCGCGCTGGCGCCGCTGTCGGACGATTCCCCGCCGCTCCAGCCGGAGGGTTCGCTCGTTCCCGACGAGAAGCGCCGGCCGCGCCACAAGCCGATCATGAGCGCAGGCACGGGTTCTTAA
- the nhaD gene encoding sodium:proton antiporter NhaD: protein MLIAIAAIFVLAYAAIALEHPLGVNKSASALLGAGVLWTIYAVATGDHALVGRELDESVASTAQIVFFLIGAMTIVEVIDAHDGFEVITSRINTTSQVRLIWLIGLVTFFLSAILDNLTTTIVMVSLIQRLIAKRDDRLLFASLIVIAANAGGAWTVIGDVTTTMLWIGGQISPLKIMGAVFLPSLVNLLVPLVLITFALRGKTIAAPPKDGGLQGVDPFERNVMFYLGLGVLIAVPAFKTITHLPPFMGVLLGLGVVWLVGEIVHRGKDEHVRQPLTLAQALTRIDMGSIVFFVGILLAVACLENAGLLSMLAKWLDAVIGRQDIIVIALGLLSAVIDNVPLVAATMGMYDIAHYPPDSFLWEFIAYCAGTGGSILIIGSAAGVAAMGLERIEFLWYARRIAPAALLGYLAGALVYIAQYAALH, encoded by the coding sequence GTGCTGATCGCGATCGCCGCCATTTTCGTCCTGGCCTATGCGGCGATCGCGCTCGAGCATCCGCTCGGCGTCAACAAGAGCGCCTCCGCGCTACTCGGCGCAGGGGTACTGTGGACCATCTATGCAGTCGCGACGGGCGACCACGCCTTGGTCGGGCGCGAGCTCGATGAGTCCGTCGCCTCCACCGCGCAGATCGTGTTCTTCCTGATTGGCGCCATGACCATCGTCGAGGTGATCGACGCCCATGATGGCTTCGAGGTCATCACCTCACGCATCAACACGACCAGCCAGGTCCGCCTGATATGGCTGATCGGCTTAGTGACCTTCTTCCTCAGCGCGATCCTCGACAATCTGACCACCACCATCGTCATGGTGTCGCTGATCCAGCGGCTGATCGCCAAGCGCGACGATCGCCTGCTGTTCGCCTCTCTGATCGTCATCGCTGCGAATGCCGGCGGCGCATGGACCGTGATCGGCGACGTCACCACGACCATGCTGTGGATCGGCGGCCAGATCTCGCCCTTGAAAATCATGGGCGCCGTGTTTCTACCCTCGCTCGTCAATTTGCTGGTGCCATTGGTCCTCATTACTTTCGCGTTGAGAGGCAAGACCATCGCGGCGCCGCCGAAGGACGGGGGATTGCAGGGCGTCGATCCGTTCGAGCGAAACGTGATGTTCTATCTCGGCCTCGGCGTACTGATCGCAGTGCCCGCGTTCAAGACGATCACCCATCTGCCGCCCTTCATGGGCGTGCTGCTCGGACTCGGTGTCGTCTGGCTGGTCGGCGAGATCGTTCATCGCGGCAAGGACGAGCATGTCCGCCAACCGCTCACGCTTGCGCAGGCGCTAACCCGGATCGACATGGGTTCGATCGTGTTCTTCGTCGGAATCCTGCTCGCGGTCGCCTGCCTCGAAAACGCCGGCCTGCTCTCGATGCTGGCCAAATGGCTCGATGCGGTGATCGGCCGCCAGGATATCATCGTGATCGCGCTTGGCCTGCTCAGCGCCGTCATCGACAACGTGCCACTCGTCGCCGCGACCATGGGCATGTACGACATTGCTCATTATCCGCCGGACAGCTTCCTGTGGGAGTTCATCGCCTATTGCGCCGGCACAGGAGGCTCGATCCTGATCATCGGCTCGGCCGCCGGCGTCGCCGCAATGGGCCTCGAGCGGATCGAGTTCCTCTGGTACGCCCGCCGCATCGCGCCGGCCGCACTCCTGGGCTATCTGGCGGGAGCACTGGTATACATTGCGCAGTACGCCGCGCTGCATTGA
- a CDS encoding NAD(P)-dependent oxidoreductase, whose translation MAKVAFLGLGVMGFPMAGHLAKKGGHEVTVYNRTAAKAKEWADKFGGKTAPTPKAAAEGQDFVMCCVGNDNDLRAVTIGPDGAFAGMKKGATFVDHTTASAEVARELDAAATKAGFKFVDAPVSGGQAGAENGVLTVMCGGAQDAYAGAEPIINGAYARMCKLLGPAGSGQLTKMVNQICIAGLVQGLSEGIHFAKKSGLDVAAVIETISKGAAQSWQMENRYKTMNDDKYDFGFAVEWMRKDLSISLAEARRNGANLPVTALVDQFYSEVEKMGGKRWDTSSLLARLQR comes from the coding sequence ATGGCTAAAGTCGCTTTCCTCGGTCTCGGCGTCATGGGCTTCCCGATGGCCGGACACCTCGCGAAAAAAGGGGGCCATGAGGTCACCGTCTACAACCGCACCGCGGCCAAGGCGAAGGAATGGGCGGACAAGTTCGGCGGCAAGACCGCACCGACCCCGAAGGCCGCCGCGGAAGGCCAGGATTTCGTGATGTGCTGCGTCGGCAACGACAACGATCTGCGCGCGGTCACGATCGGCCCCGACGGTGCGTTTGCCGGCATGAAGAAGGGCGCGACCTTCGTCGACCACACCACCGCCTCGGCCGAAGTCGCCCGCGAGCTCGATGCGGCCGCGACCAAGGCCGGCTTCAAGTTCGTCGACGCGCCGGTCTCCGGCGGCCAGGCAGGTGCCGAGAACGGGGTGCTGACCGTGATGTGCGGCGGTGCGCAGGATGCCTATGCCGGCGCCGAGCCGATCATCAACGGCGCCTATGCACGGATGTGCAAGCTGCTCGGTCCTGCCGGAAGCGGCCAGCTGACCAAGATGGTCAATCAGATCTGCATCGCCGGTCTGGTGCAGGGTCTCTCCGAGGGTATCCACTTCGCCAAGAAGAGCGGCCTCGACGTTGCAGCAGTGATCGAGACCATCTCCAAGGGCGCGGCGCAGTCCTGGCAGATGGAGAACCGCTACAAGACCATGAACGACGACAAATATGATTTCGGCTTCGCGGTCGAATGGATGCGGAAGGACCTCTCGATCTCGCTGGCCGAAGCCCGCCGCAACGGCGCGAACCTGCCGGTGACTGCGCTGGTCGACCAGTTCTACTCCGAAGTGGAGAAGATGGGCGGCAAGCGCTGGGATACGTCGAGCCTGCTTGCGCGCCTGCAGCGCTGA
- a CDS encoding VOC family protein yields MGVDLGGVSVGVLDHFNIRTRKLTETVRFYEDVLGLENGARPNFAFPGAWMYSEGRPVVHLVDISPTAEPQKPDSGVVHHVAFVSRGFEAMKQRLTSKGMKFDSRQVPGGDLWQIFVHDPNGVMIELNYEAAREQGTAPAEMADDIGRQ; encoded by the coding sequence ATGGGTGTGGATTTGGGCGGCGTGAGCGTTGGGGTGCTCGATCATTTCAACATCCGGACCCGGAAGCTGACTGAGACGGTCCGCTTCTACGAAGACGTTCTGGGCCTGGAAAATGGCGCGCGGCCGAATTTCGCTTTCCCGGGCGCCTGGATGTACAGCGAGGGCAGGCCGGTGGTGCATCTGGTCGATATTTCGCCGACCGCCGAGCCACAAAAGCCGGATTCCGGCGTTGTCCACCATGTCGCCTTCGTCAGCCGGGGCTTCGAGGCCATGAAGCAGCGGCTGACGTCGAAGGGGATGAAGTTCGACTCCCGCCAGGTGCCCGGCGGCGACCTCTGGCAGATCTTCGTCCACGATCCCAACGGGGTCATGATCGAGCTGAATTACGAGGCGGCCCGGGAGCAGGGGACGGCGCCTGCGGAGATGGCCGACGATATCGGCAGGCAGTAG